A single genomic interval of Spinacia oleracea cultivar Varoflay chromosome 6, BTI_SOV_V1, whole genome shotgun sequence harbors:
- the LOC110784385 gene encoding kinesin-like protein KIN-UA: MSNNTGTWNHSRNGTTKSSLNKTLNSSINSNPRSSLSSSSSFKSNKSSSSSLRRSSPASLSSAKNDAAVLGRVRVAVRLRPKNTEELVADADFADCVEVQPELKRLKLRKNNWDSDTYEFDEVLTEFASQKRVYEVVAKPVVESVLDGYNGTIMAYGQTGTGKTYTLGQLGEEDTAGRGIMVRAMEDILAGIRLDTDTVLISYFQLYMETIQDLLNPSNDNISIMEDPKSGDVSLPGASCVEIKDQKSFLELLRLGEAHRFAANTKMNTESSRSHAILMVHVRRSVKEKDSSLPSENGNSSHVKILKPPVVRKGKLVVVDLAGSERIDKSGSDGHALEEAKSINLSLSALGKCINALAENSAHVPVRDSKLTRLLRDSFGGTARTSLVVTIGPSTRHRGETASTIMFGQRAMKVENMLKIKEEFDYKSLSRKLDIQLDKLMAESERLQKAFQDRIDEIDTEAQNRVSDAERKYADALEKERQKYQKDYMEAVKKLEEQWAINQRKQSNEASTSGAKHDLSDKSSTREVPAAEELAEVKRLLQNEKLLKKAAEQEAANLKTQLVQSKKQEAAANSEMLKLHQMLKDEAYQREKLEREIAMLQGQLLQLSFEADESRERLDNRTSEVHVDVDTQVSQVRPQIDDAGNEDKSSIAKLFEQVGLQKILSLLEADDADIRIHAVKVVANLAAEETNQEKIVEAGGLTSLLNLLRSSEDETIHRVAAGAIANLAMNETNQELIMAQGGVGLLSVTATNAEDPQTLRMIAGAVANLCGNDKLQAKLRGEGGIKALLGMVRFGHPDVLAQVARGIANFAKCESRASSQGYRTGRSLLIQDGALPWIVQNANNEASSIRRHIELALCHLAQHEANATDMISGGALWELVRISRDCSRDDIRSLARRTLASSPTFLSELKRLNVDH, from the exons ATGTCGAACAATACTGGAACTTGGAATCACTCCAGAAATGGAACTACCAAATCCTCCTTGAATAAAACTCTTAATTCTTCCATCAATTCAAACCCTAGgtcttctctttcttcttcctcttccttTAAATCTAATAAGTCTTCGTCTTCTTCACTTCGCCGGAGCTCCCctgcttctctctcctccgccaAAAACGACGCCGCTG TTCTAGGAAGAGTACGAGTTGCTGTGAGATTACGACCTAAGAACACAGAGGAGTTGGTTGCAGATGCTGATTTTGCAGACTGCGTAGAAGTACAACCAGAG CTCAAAAGATTAAAGCTTCGCAAGAACAACTGGGACTCAGATACTTATGAGTTTGATGAGGTTCTGACCGAATTTGCATCTCAAAAACGTGTTTACGAGGTTGTGGCAAAACCTGTTGTTGAG AGTGTTTTGGATGGTTATAATGGAACAATTATGGCTTATGGACAAACTGGAACTGGCAAAACTTACACACTAGGACAACTTGGAGAGGAAGACACAGCTGGTCGTGGGATTATGGTGCGGGCAATGGAGGATATTTTGGCCGGTATTCGTCTGGATACTGATACTGTATTGATTTCCTATTTCCAG CTTTACATGGAGACAATACAGGATTTACTTAATCCTAGTAATGACAACATCTCCATCATGGAAGACCCAAAGTCTGGAGATGTTTCGCTGCCTGGTGCTAGTTGTGTTGAAATAAAGGATCAAAAGAGCTTCCTAGAGCTGCTGAGATTAGGGGAAGCACACCGATTTGCTGCTAATACCAAGATGAATACGGAATCTTCTCGTAGTCATGCTATCTTGATG GTACATGTGCGGAGATCTGTCAAGGAAAAGGATTCATCCTTACCAAGTGAGAATGGAAATAGCTCTCATGTTAAAATCCTCAAACCTCCGGTTGTGAGGAAGGGAAAACTTGTAGTAGTTGACCTTGCAGGCTCTGAGCGTATTGACAAGTCAG GAAGTGATGGCCATGCCCTTGAGGAAGCTAAATCTATTAATCTCTCATTAAGTGCGTTAGGCAAGTGCATTAATGCTCTTGCAGAAAATAGTGCACATGTTCCAGTTCGTGATTCAAAGCTTACTCGGTTACTTCGAGATTCATTTGGAG GCACTGCAAGAACATCATTGGTTGTTACAATTGGGCCATCCACGCGCCACCGAGGTGAAACAGCAAGCACCATAATGTTTGGTCAAAGG GCTATGAAGGTGGAAAACATGTTGAAAATAAAGGAGGAATTTGATTACAAAAGTTTGTCAAGAAAACTTGACATACAACTAGACAAACTAATGGCAGAAAGTGAAAGGCTACAAAAGGCATTCCAGGACAGGATTGATGAGATAGACACAGAGGCACAAAATCGTGTATCTGATGCTGAAAGAAAGTATGCTGATGCTTTGGAG AAAGAGAGACAGAAATACCAGAAAGACTATATGGAGGCAGTAAAAAAGCTTGAGGAGCAATGGGCAATCAATCAGCGAAAGCAAAGTAATGAAGCCAGTACATCAGGTGCCAAGCACGATTTGTCTGACAAATCATCTACGAGAGAG GTGCCTGCTGCTGAAGAACTTGCTGAGGTGAAAAGGTTACTTCAGAATGAAAAGCTTCTGAAGAAGGCTGCTGAACAGGAGGCAGCCAATCTTAAAACTCAGCTCGTGCAATCAAAGAAACAAGAG GCAGCTGCAAATTCTGAAATGTTGAAGCTTCATCAGATGTTGAAGGATGAGGCCTATCAAAGGGAGAAACTTGAGCGTGAGATAGCTATGCTGCAAGGGCAATTGTTGCAGTTAAGCTTTGAAGCTGATGAG AGTAGAGAAAGACTTGACAATAGGACATCTGAAGTTCATGTTGATGTTGATACTCAAGTGTCACAAGTTCGGCCACAAATAGATGATGCAGGAAATGAAGATAAGAGTTCAATAGCCAAGCTCTTTGAGCAAG TTGGTTTGCAGAAGATATTGTCGTTGCTTGAAGCAGACGATGCTGACATTAGAATTCATGCTGTGAAAGTTGTTGCAAATTTGGCTGCAGAAG AAACAAATCAGGAGAAGATTGTAGAGGCAGGTGGGCTTACTTCCTTGCTGAATCTTCTAAGAAGCTCGGAGGATGAGACCATACATCGAGTTGCTGCTGGTGCTATTGCAAATTTAGCAATGAATG AAACCAACCAAGAGCTGATAATGGCCCAAGGAGGTGTCGGTTTACTATCAGTAACTGCTACTAATGCAGAGGATCCCCAAACCCTTCGCATGATTGCTGGAGCAGTTGCTAATCTTTGTGGCAATG ACAAACTACAGGCAAAGCTCAGAGGTGAAGGTGGTATCAAGGCTTTACTGGGGATGGTCAGATTTGGACACCCAGATGTCCTTGCACAAGTTGCTCGTGGGATTGCAAACTTTGCAAAATGTGAATCCAGGGCATCATCTCAAg GATATAGAACCGGAAGATCTTTGCTGATTCAGGACGGTGCACTCCCTTGGATTGTACAGAATGCCAACAATGAAGCGTCTTCAATCCGGCGGCACATTGAACTGGCACTCTGCCACCTTGCTCAACATG AGGCAAACGCAACAGACATGATTAGTGGGGGTGCCCTGTGGGAACTTGTTCGTATATCACGTGATTGTTCTCGCGATGACATTAGGAGTCTTGCACGCCGCACACTTGCTTCTAGTCCCACTTTCCTATCTGAGCTCAAGAGGCTGAATGTAGATCACTGA
- the LOC110784386 gene encoding AT-hook motif nuclear-localized protein 22 produces MNMDPISASQHGHSLPPPFHLHPQQFHQLQLQNHSEPDHSPRLGVGKRERDDDTTSTTDNTGTDNHDSKDDDGGGGDHHNMMSRRPRGRPAGSKNKPKPPIIITRDSANALRTHVMEVSDGCDIMDSVATFARLRQRGVCILSGTGTVANVTIRQPGATSTGNGGPPAVVTLHGRFEILSLAGSFLPPPAPPAATGLSIYLAGGQGQVVGGSVVGQLLASGPVVIMAASFSNAAYERLPLEEEQEGGGGGGGPMGGMQGGGQLGGGGGMDHQGMPPSAQQLLGNDPNGGGAGLFQGMPPNLLNSVQMPPEGYWGSGRPPF; encoded by the coding sequence ATGAATATGGATCCGATATCGGCATCACAACATGGTCACTCCCTTCCACCACCGTTCCATCTTCACCCTCAACAATTCCATCAACTTCAACTCCAAAACCACTCGGAACCCGACCACTCCCCTCGCTTGGGTGTGGGCAAGAGGGAGCGTGATGATGACACTACTAGCACCACCGACAACACCGGTACTGACAATCACGACTCCAAGGACgacgatggtggtggtggagatcATCATAATATGATGTCGAGGCGGCCCAGGGGAAGGCCCGCCGGGTCAAAGAATAAGCCTAAGCCACCAATCATTATTACACGAGACAGTGCTAACGCGCTCCGGACTCATGTCATGGAGGTGTCAGATGGGTGTGATATTATGGACAGCGTCGCTACTTTCGCCCGCCTCCGTCAGCGAGGTGTCTGCATCCTTAGCGGAACCGGTACTGTTGCTAACGTCACCATACGTCAGCCTGGCGCAACCTCTACAGGGAACGGTGGACCTCCAGCTGTTGTGACCCTTCATGGGAGGTTTGAGATCTTGTCTTTAGCGGGGTCGTTTCTACCACCACCTGCACCACCAGCTGCGACGGGGTTAAGCATATACTTGGCGGGTGGTCAAGGGCAGGTTGTGGGAGGTAGCGTGGTTGGGCAGTTGCTGGCGTCTGGTCCTGTTGTTATTATGGCTGCTTCTTTTAGTAATGCTGCTTATGAAAGACTACCTTTAGAGGAAGAAcaagaaggtggtggtggtggtggtgggccAATGGGAGGAATGCAAGGTGGAGGTCAACTAGGTGGAGGTGGTGGGATGGACCACCAAGGGATGCCGCCATCAGCACAACAACTACTCGGAAACGATCCAAATGGTGGTGGGGCCGGGTTGTTTCAAGGGATGCCGCCTAATCTGCTAAACTCCGTCCAAATGCCTCCTGAGGGGTACTGGGGGTCAGGCCGACCTCCCTTCTAA